In Panthera leo isolate Ple1 chromosome E3, P.leo_Ple1_pat1.1, whole genome shotgun sequence, a genomic segment contains:
- the UBN1 gene encoding ubinuclein-1 isoform X6, protein MSEPHRVQFTSLPGSLNPAFLKKSRKEEVGGTEQHQDSEPAAAAVRITLTLFEPDHKRCPEFFYPELVKNIRGKVKGLQPTDKKKDLSDPFNDEEKERHKVEALARKFEEKYGGKKRRKDRIQDLIDMGYGYDESDSFIDNSEAYDELVPASLTTKYGGFYINSGTLQFRQASESEDDFIKEKKKKSPKKRKLKEGGEKIKKKKKDDTYDKEKKSKKSKFSKAGFTALNASKEKKKKKYSGALSVKEMLKKFQKEKEAQRKRDEDHKPVAVSSAEAQGLRELEGTSDPLLSLFGSTSDNDLLQAATAMDSLTDLDLEQLLSESPEGSPFRDMDDESDSLGVGLDQEFRQPSSLPEGLPAPLEKRVKELAQAARAAEGESRQKFFTQDVNGTLLDIEVQTRELSSQIRSGVYAYLASFLPCSKDTLVKRARKLHLYEQGGRLKEPLQKLKEAIGRAMPEQMAKYQDECQAHTQAKVAKMLEEEKDKEQRERICSDEEEDEEKGGRRIMGPRKKFQWNDEIRELLCHVVKIKLETYDLERNNKTQSWEDYVKAFLDAEVKPLWPKGWMQARTLFKESRRGHGHLTSILAKKKVMASSKIKMKESSSKPDKKVSVPSGQIGGPLALPSEHAGGGLSIGTTNRELSSQASGSLANPAPINLEDSLDGDLIRNSASSLEVVSKELAVLNSRATGSSEFTLPAPSKAPTEKIVGVVCTDEKRNFPKPNPSAPSPSSSLQSPLNFLAEQALALGQSSQEKKPESSGYKELSCQAALSKGLPEAHQSKAKHHGLPRTSHTPQAAAPVPGPQVKVFHAGAQQQKSFTPPAPFVNKLQGPKPSSPQCHRSLLQLVKTATKGQSFHPSTPASSGGPPVSSSTSHKTPVSSSTAPSHPAKQHSAGSSGPSYKNSPFASSVSKHGVSSGSSSSSGGTPVQTSTSGNLLPGVQPPSAGQSASRPVPASAVKKPPVSQKLTLVAPPGGPNGDSSGGTQGVAKLLTSSLKSSAVSSMTSSTSLPKGTSGAVLLASSSPLNLLSASYKSGSPKLPGAMNSNSLGIISQFPLHVVSFSAESSAKAGVSKDAIVTGPAPGTFHHGLNHNASQLHGKGPGVPRKL, encoded by the exons AAGAAAGATCTCTCAGATCCTTTCAatgatgaagaaaaggaaaggcataAAGTGGAGGCCCTTGCTcggaaatttgaagaaaaatat ggtGGAAAGAAACGTAGAAAAGATCGGATACAGGACCTGATTGACATGGGGTACGGTTATGATGAATCGGACTCCTTCATCGATAATTCTGAGGCG TATGATGAGCTTGTTCCTGCTTCTTTGACTACAAAGTATGGAGGATTTTACATTAACTCGGGAACCCTGCAATTTAGACAGGCATCAGAATCTGAAGACGActtcattaaagaaaagaagaaaaaatctccAAAG AAGCGGAAGTTGAAGGAAGGTGGTGAgaagataaagaagaagaaaaaagatgacaCTTATGACAAGGAGAAGAAATCGAAAAAGTCCAAGTTTTCCAAAGCCGG CTTCACAGCCCTCAATGCCagtaaggagaagaagaaaaagaaatattctggGGCTTTGAGCGTTAAAGAGATGTTAAAGAAatttcagaaggagaaagaagctcagagaaagagggacgAAGACCATAAGCCCGTAGCAGTCTCGTCGGCGGAAGCTCAGGGCCTGCGGGAATTGGAGGGCACCTCTGACCCCTTGCTCTCGCTCTTCGGCTCCACTTCTGACAACGACTTGCTCCAGGCGGCCACTGCCATGGACTCGCTGACTGATTTGGACTTGGAGCAGCTGCTCAGTGAGTCTCCAGAAGGAAGCCCTTTCCGTGATATGGATGATGAGAGCGATTCCCTTGGGGTGGGACTGGACCAGGAATTCAGGCAGCCCTCTTCCCTCCCCGAAGGCCTGCCCGCGCCCCTGGAGAAGCGCGTTAAGGAGCTGGCTCAG GCTGCCAGAGCTGCTGAAGGAGAGAGCAGACAGAAGTTCTTCACCCAGGATGTTAATGGCACCCTCCTAGA CATAGAGGTACAAACTCGGGAGCTGAGTAGCCAAATCCGTTCTGGGGTATATGCCTATCTTGCCTCATTCCTGCCCTGCAGCAAGGACACCCTGGTTAAACGTGCTCGGAAACTTCACCTCTATGAACAG GGGGGGCGTCTAAAGGAGCCTCTCCAGAAGCTTAAGGAGGCCATTGGAAGGGCAATGCCAGAGCAGATGGCCAAGTACCAGGATGagtgccaggcacacacacaagCCAAGGTCGCCAA GATGCTGGAAGAGGAGAAGGACAAGGAGCAGAGGGAGCGGATTTGCTCTGAtgaggaagaagatgaagaaaaggggGGCAGGAGGATAATGGGACCCCGGAAGAAATTCCAATGGAATGATGAAATCAG GGAGCTGCTCTGCCACGTGGTGAAGATAAAACTGGAGACCTACGATCTGGAGAGGAACAATAAGACCCAGTCTTGGGAGGACTATGTGAAGGCCTTTCTGGATGCCGAGGTCAAACCTCTCTGGCCCAAAGGCTGGATGCAGGCCAG GACTCTGTTTAAGGAGAGCAGACGAGGCCATGGGCACCTGACATCAATCCT GGCCAAGAAGAAAGTAATGGCCTCATCCAAAATCAAGATGAAG GAATCCTCTTCTAAGCCTGACAAAAAGGTTTCCGTCCCATCAGGTCAGATTGGTGGCCCCCTGGCTTTGCCTTCAGAACACGCGGGAGGAGGCCTGAGCATTGGGACCACAAACAGGGAGCTCTCATCCCAGGCATCTGGCAGCCTTGCTAATCCTGCTCCTATCAACCTTGAGGACTCGTTGGACGGAGACTTGATCCGTAATTCAGCCTCCTCATTGGAAGTTGTGTCCAAGGAACTGGCTGTGCTGAATAGCAGAGCAACTGGGAGCTCTGAGTTCACATTGCCTGCACCCTCGAAAGCACCCACAGAGAAGATCGTAGGCGTCGTATGTACAGACGAGAAGAGGAACTTTCCGAAGCCCAACCCTTCCGCCCCATCGCCTTCTAGTTCTCTGCAGTCTCCCCTCAATTTTCTAGCTGAACAGGCTTTGGCACTGGGGCAGTCCTCTCAGGAGAAAAAACCGGAGAGTTCTGGCTACAAAGAGCTGTCCTGTCAGGCTGCGCTCAGCAAGGGCCTGCCGGAAGCGCACCAGTCCAAAGCAAAGCACCACGGCTTGCCACGGACGTCTCACACACCCCAGGCGGCAGCTCCTGTGCCCGGCCCCCAGGTGAAAGTGTTTCACGCGGGTGCTCAACAGCAGAAGAGCTTCACCCCCCCAGCTCCTTTTGTCAATAAGCTCCAGGGCCCAAAGCCTTCCTCCCCACAGTGCCATCGTTCCCTCCTCCAGCTTGTGAAGACAGCAACCAAAGGCCAGAGCTTCCATCCCTCCACGCCGGCCTCTTCAGGAGGCCCCCCGGTCTCCAGCAGCACCTCTCATAAGACCCCAGTCTCATCCTCCACTGCCCCAAGCCATCCAGCAAAACAGCACTCCGCTGGCTCTTCAGGGCCGTCTTACAAGAATAGTCCCTTTGCCAGCTCTGTCTCTAAACATGGGGTTTCTTCTGGCAGCAGCTCTTCCTCTGGAGGAACACCAGTCCAGACCTCTACTTCCGGGAACCTGCTCCCTGGCGTACAGCCTCCCTCCGCAGGACAGTCTGCCAGCAGACCCGTCCCAGCCTCTGCAGTGAAAAAACCACCCGTTTCCCAAAAGCTGACCCTGGTGGCCCCTCCGGGTGGTCCAAATGGAGACTCCAGTGGTGGGACCCAGGGAGTGGCAAAGCTACTGACCTCCTCCCTGAAGTCCAGCGCAGTTAGCAGCATGACATCGTCTACCTCCTTGCCA AAAGGAACAAGTGGGGCTGTGCTGCTGGCCAGCTCCTCGCCCTTAAATCTGCTGTCTGCGTCCTACAAGTCTGGCAGCCCGAAGCTGCCTGGGGCCATGAACTCCAACTCCCTAGGGATCATCTCCCAGTTTCCTCTCCACGTGGTATCCTTCAGCGCCGAGTCCTCTGCCAAAGCAGGGGTTTCCAAGGATGCCATCGTCACGGGTCCTGCCCCTGGGACGTTCCATCACGGCCTCAACCATA atgctTCTCAGCTTCATGGAAAAGGGCCTGGTGTACCACGGAAATTGTGA
- the UBN1 gene encoding ubinuclein-1 isoform X5 → MSEPHRVQFTSLPGSLNPAFLKKSRKEEVGGTEQHQDSEPAAAAVRITLTLFEPDHKRCPEFFYPELVKNIRGKVKGLQPTDKKKDLSDPFNDEEKERHKVEALARKFEEKYGGKKRRKDRIQDLIDMGYGYDESDSFIDNSEAYDELVPASLTTKYGGFYINSGTLQFRQASESEDDFIKEKKKKSPKKRKLKEGGEKIKKKKKDDTYDKEKKSKKSKFSKAGFTALNASKEKKKKKYSGALSVKEMLKKFQKEKEAQRKRDEDHKPVAVSSAEAQGLRELEGTSDPLLSLFGSTSDNDLLQAATAMDSLTDLDLEQLLSESPEGSPFRDMDDESDSLGVGLDQEFRQPSSLPEGLPAPLEKRVKELAQAARAAEGESRQKFFTQDVNGTLLDIEVQTRELSSQIRSGVYAYLASFLPCSKDTLVKRARKLHLYEQGGRLKEPLQKLKEAIGRAMPEQMAKYQDECQAHTQAKVAKMLEEEKDKEQRERICSDEEEDEEKGGRRIMGPRKKFQWNDEIRELLCHVVKIKLETYDLERNNKTQSWEDYVKAFLDAEVKPLWPKGWMQARTLFKESRRGHGHLTSILAKKKVMASSKIKMKESSSKPDKKVSVPSGQIGGPLALPSEHAGGGLSIGTTNRELSSQASGSLANPAPINLEDSLDGDLIRNSASSLEVVSKELAVLNSRATGSSEFTLPAPSKAPTEKIVGVVCTDEKRNFPKPNPSAPSPSSSLQSPLNFLAEQALALGQSSQEKKPESSGYKELSCQAALSKGLPEAHQSKAKHHGLPRTSHTPQAAAPVPGPQVKVFHAGAQQQKSFTPPAPFVNKLQGPKPSSPQCHRSLLQLVKTATKGQSFHPSTPASSGGPPVSSSTSHKTPVSSSTAPSHPAKQHSAGSSGPSYKNSPFASSVSKHGVSSGSSSSSGGTPVQTSTSGNLLPGVQPPSAGQSASRPVPASAVKKPPVSQKLTLVAPPGGPNGDSSGGTQGVAKLLTSSLKSSAVSSMTSSTSLPVSVLAQQSAPRGSCGQGRLPCPGRRERSDTEERNKWGCAAGQLLALKSAVCVLQVWQPEAAWGHELQLPRDHLPVSSPRGILQRRVLCQSRGFQGCHRHGSCPWDVPSRPQP, encoded by the exons AAGAAAGATCTCTCAGATCCTTTCAatgatgaagaaaaggaaaggcataAAGTGGAGGCCCTTGCTcggaaatttgaagaaaaatat ggtGGAAAGAAACGTAGAAAAGATCGGATACAGGACCTGATTGACATGGGGTACGGTTATGATGAATCGGACTCCTTCATCGATAATTCTGAGGCG TATGATGAGCTTGTTCCTGCTTCTTTGACTACAAAGTATGGAGGATTTTACATTAACTCGGGAACCCTGCAATTTAGACAGGCATCAGAATCTGAAGACGActtcattaaagaaaagaagaaaaaatctccAAAG AAGCGGAAGTTGAAGGAAGGTGGTGAgaagataaagaagaagaaaaaagatgacaCTTATGACAAGGAGAAGAAATCGAAAAAGTCCAAGTTTTCCAAAGCCGG CTTCACAGCCCTCAATGCCagtaaggagaagaagaaaaagaaatattctggGGCTTTGAGCGTTAAAGAGATGTTAAAGAAatttcagaaggagaaagaagctcagagaaagagggacgAAGACCATAAGCCCGTAGCAGTCTCGTCGGCGGAAGCTCAGGGCCTGCGGGAATTGGAGGGCACCTCTGACCCCTTGCTCTCGCTCTTCGGCTCCACTTCTGACAACGACTTGCTCCAGGCGGCCACTGCCATGGACTCGCTGACTGATTTGGACTTGGAGCAGCTGCTCAGTGAGTCTCCAGAAGGAAGCCCTTTCCGTGATATGGATGATGAGAGCGATTCCCTTGGGGTGGGACTGGACCAGGAATTCAGGCAGCCCTCTTCCCTCCCCGAAGGCCTGCCCGCGCCCCTGGAGAAGCGCGTTAAGGAGCTGGCTCAG GCTGCCAGAGCTGCTGAAGGAGAGAGCAGACAGAAGTTCTTCACCCAGGATGTTAATGGCACCCTCCTAGA CATAGAGGTACAAACTCGGGAGCTGAGTAGCCAAATCCGTTCTGGGGTATATGCCTATCTTGCCTCATTCCTGCCCTGCAGCAAGGACACCCTGGTTAAACGTGCTCGGAAACTTCACCTCTATGAACAG GGGGGGCGTCTAAAGGAGCCTCTCCAGAAGCTTAAGGAGGCCATTGGAAGGGCAATGCCAGAGCAGATGGCCAAGTACCAGGATGagtgccaggcacacacacaagCCAAGGTCGCCAA GATGCTGGAAGAGGAGAAGGACAAGGAGCAGAGGGAGCGGATTTGCTCTGAtgaggaagaagatgaagaaaaggggGGCAGGAGGATAATGGGACCCCGGAAGAAATTCCAATGGAATGATGAAATCAG GGAGCTGCTCTGCCACGTGGTGAAGATAAAACTGGAGACCTACGATCTGGAGAGGAACAATAAGACCCAGTCTTGGGAGGACTATGTGAAGGCCTTTCTGGATGCCGAGGTCAAACCTCTCTGGCCCAAAGGCTGGATGCAGGCCAG GACTCTGTTTAAGGAGAGCAGACGAGGCCATGGGCACCTGACATCAATCCT GGCCAAGAAGAAAGTAATGGCCTCATCCAAAATCAAGATGAAG GAATCCTCTTCTAAGCCTGACAAAAAGGTTTCCGTCCCATCAGGTCAGATTGGTGGCCCCCTGGCTTTGCCTTCAGAACACGCGGGAGGAGGCCTGAGCATTGGGACCACAAACAGGGAGCTCTCATCCCAGGCATCTGGCAGCCTTGCTAATCCTGCTCCTATCAACCTTGAGGACTCGTTGGACGGAGACTTGATCCGTAATTCAGCCTCCTCATTGGAAGTTGTGTCCAAGGAACTGGCTGTGCTGAATAGCAGAGCAACTGGGAGCTCTGAGTTCACATTGCCTGCACCCTCGAAAGCACCCACAGAGAAGATCGTAGGCGTCGTATGTACAGACGAGAAGAGGAACTTTCCGAAGCCCAACCCTTCCGCCCCATCGCCTTCTAGTTCTCTGCAGTCTCCCCTCAATTTTCTAGCTGAACAGGCTTTGGCACTGGGGCAGTCCTCTCAGGAGAAAAAACCGGAGAGTTCTGGCTACAAAGAGCTGTCCTGTCAGGCTGCGCTCAGCAAGGGCCTGCCGGAAGCGCACCAGTCCAAAGCAAAGCACCACGGCTTGCCACGGACGTCTCACACACCCCAGGCGGCAGCTCCTGTGCCCGGCCCCCAGGTGAAAGTGTTTCACGCGGGTGCTCAACAGCAGAAGAGCTTCACCCCCCCAGCTCCTTTTGTCAATAAGCTCCAGGGCCCAAAGCCTTCCTCCCCACAGTGCCATCGTTCCCTCCTCCAGCTTGTGAAGACAGCAACCAAAGGCCAGAGCTTCCATCCCTCCACGCCGGCCTCTTCAGGAGGCCCCCCGGTCTCCAGCAGCACCTCTCATAAGACCCCAGTCTCATCCTCCACTGCCCCAAGCCATCCAGCAAAACAGCACTCCGCTGGCTCTTCAGGGCCGTCTTACAAGAATAGTCCCTTTGCCAGCTCTGTCTCTAAACATGGGGTTTCTTCTGGCAGCAGCTCTTCCTCTGGAGGAACACCAGTCCAGACCTCTACTTCCGGGAACCTGCTCCCTGGCGTACAGCCTCCCTCCGCAGGACAGTCTGCCAGCAGACCCGTCCCAGCCTCTGCAGTGAAAAAACCACCCGTTTCCCAAAAGCTGACCCTGGTGGCCCCTCCGGGTGGTCCAAATGGAGACTCCAGTGGTGGGACCCAGGGAGTGGCAAAGCTACTGACCTCCTCCCTGAAGTCCAGCGCAGTTAGCAGCATGACATCGTCTACCTCCTTGCCAGTGAGTGTCCTGGCACAGCAGTCCGCCCCTCGTGGGTCTTGTGGACAGGGCCGCTTGCCTTGCCCTGGTCGGAGAGAGAGATCCGACACTGAAG AAAGGAACAAGTGGGGCTGTGCTGCTGGCCAGCTCCTCGCCCTTAAATCTGCTGTCTGCGTCCTACAAGTCTGGCAGCCCGAAGCTGCCTGGGGCCATGAACTCCAACTCCCTAGGGATCATCTCCCAGTTTCCTCTCCACGTGGTATCCTTCAGCGCCGAGTCCTCTGCCAAAGCAGGGGTTTCCAAGGATGCCATCGTCACGGGTCCTGCCCCTGGGACGTTCCATCACGGCCTCAACCATA a
- the UBN1 gene encoding ubinuclein-1 isoform X4: protein MSEPHRVQFTSLPGSLNPAFLKKSRKEEVGGTEQHQDSEPAAAAVRITLTLFEPDHKRCPEFFYPELVKNIRGKVKGLQPTDKKKDLSDPFNDEEKERHKVEALARKFEEKYGGKKRRKDRIQDLIDMGYGYDESDSFIDNSEAYDELVPASLTTKYGGFYINSGTLQFRQASESEDDFIKEKKKKSPKKRKLKEGGEKIKKKKKDDTYDKEKKSKKSKFSKAGFTALNASKEKKKKKYSGALSVKEMLKKFQKEKEAQRKRDEDHKPVAVSSAEAQGLRELEGTSDPLLSLFGSTSDNDLLQAATAMDSLTDLDLEQLLSESPEGSPFRDMDDESDSLGVGLDQEFRQPSSLPEGLPAPLEKRVKELAQAARAAEGESRQKFFTQDVNGTLLDIEVQTRELSSQIRSGVYAYLASFLPCSKDTLVKRARKLHLYEQGGRLKEPLQKLKEAIGRAMPEQMAKYQDECQAHTQAKVAKMLEEEKDKEQRERICSDEEEDEEKGGRRIMGPRKKFQWNDEIRELLCHVVKIKLETYDLERNNKTQSWEDYVKAFLDAEVKPLWPKGWMQARTLFKESRRGHGHLTSILAKKKVMASSKIKMKESSSKPDKKVSVPSGQIGGPLALPSEHAGGGLSIGTTNRELSSQASGSLANPAPINLEDSLDGDLIRNSASSLEVVSKELAVLNSRATGSSEFTLPAPSKAPTEKIVGVVCTDEKRNFPKPNPSAPSPSSSLQSPLNFLAEQALALGQSSQEKKPESSGYKELSCQAALSKGLPEAHQSKAKHHGLPRTSHTPQAAAPVPGPQVKVFHAGAQQQKSFTPPAPFVNKLQGPKPSSPQCHRSLLQLVKTATKGQSFHPSTPASSGGPPVSSSTSHKTPVSSSTAPSHPAKQHSAGSSGPSYKNSPFASSVSKHGVSSGSSSSSGGTPVQTSTSGNLLPGVQPPSAGQSASRPVPASAVKKPPVSQKLTLVAPPGGPNGDSSGGTQGVAKLLTSSLKSSAVSSMTSSTSLPVSVLAQQSAPRGSCGQGRLPCPGRRERSDTEERNKWGCAAGQLLALKSAVCVLQVWQPEAAWGHELQLPRDHLPVSSPRGILQRRVLCQSRGFQGCHRHGSCPWDVPSRPQP from the exons AAGAAAGATCTCTCAGATCCTTTCAatgatgaagaaaaggaaaggcataAAGTGGAGGCCCTTGCTcggaaatttgaagaaaaatat ggtGGAAAGAAACGTAGAAAAGATCGGATACAGGACCTGATTGACATGGGGTACGGTTATGATGAATCGGACTCCTTCATCGATAATTCTGAGGCG TATGATGAGCTTGTTCCTGCTTCTTTGACTACAAAGTATGGAGGATTTTACATTAACTCGGGAACCCTGCAATTTAGACAGGCATCAGAATCTGAAGACGActtcattaaagaaaagaagaaaaaatctccAAAG AAGCGGAAGTTGAAGGAAGGTGGTGAgaagataaagaagaagaaaaaagatgacaCTTATGACAAGGAGAAGAAATCGAAAAAGTCCAAGTTTTCCAAAGCCGG CTTCACAGCCCTCAATGCCagtaaggagaagaagaaaaagaaatattctggGGCTTTGAGCGTTAAAGAGATGTTAAAGAAatttcagaaggagaaagaagctcagagaaagagggacgAAGACCATAAGCCCGTAGCAGTCTCGTCGGCGGAAGCTCAGGGCCTGCGGGAATTGGAGGGCACCTCTGACCCCTTGCTCTCGCTCTTCGGCTCCACTTCTGACAACGACTTGCTCCAGGCGGCCACTGCCATGGACTCGCTGACTGATTTGGACTTGGAGCAGCTGCTCAGTGAGTCTCCAGAAGGAAGCCCTTTCCGTGATATGGATGATGAGAGCGATTCCCTTGGGGTGGGACTGGACCAGGAATTCAGGCAGCCCTCTTCCCTCCCCGAAGGCCTGCCCGCGCCCCTGGAGAAGCGCGTTAAGGAGCTGGCTCAG GCTGCCAGAGCTGCTGAAGGAGAGAGCAGACAGAAGTTCTTCACCCAGGATGTTAATGGCACCCTCCTAGA CATAGAGGTACAAACTCGGGAGCTGAGTAGCCAAATCCGTTCTGGGGTATATGCCTATCTTGCCTCATTCCTGCCCTGCAGCAAGGACACCCTGGTTAAACGTGCTCGGAAACTTCACCTCTATGAACAG GGGGGGCGTCTAAAGGAGCCTCTCCAGAAGCTTAAGGAGGCCATTGGAAGGGCAATGCCAGAGCAGATGGCCAAGTACCAGGATGagtgccaggcacacacacaagCCAAGGTCGCCAA GATGCTGGAAGAGGAGAAGGACAAGGAGCAGAGGGAGCGGATTTGCTCTGAtgaggaagaagatgaagaaaaggggGGCAGGAGGATAATGGGACCCCGGAAGAAATTCCAATGGAATGATGAAATCAG GGAGCTGCTCTGCCACGTGGTGAAGATAAAACTGGAGACCTACGATCTGGAGAGGAACAATAAGACCCAGTCTTGGGAGGACTATGTGAAGGCCTTTCTGGATGCCGAGGTCAAACCTCTCTGGCCCAAAGGCTGGATGCAGGCCAG GACTCTGTTTAAGGAGAGCAGACGAGGCCATGGGCACCTGACATCAATCCT GGCCAAGAAGAAAGTAATGGCCTCATCCAAAATCAAGATGAAG GAATCCTCTTCTAAGCCTGACAAAAAGGTTTCCGTCCCATCAGGTCAGATTGGTGGCCCCCTGGCTTTGCCTTCAGAACACGCGGGAGGAGGCCTGAGCATTGGGACCACAAACAGGGAGCTCTCATCCCAGGCATCTGGCAGCCTTGCTAATCCTGCTCCTATCAACCTTGAGGACTCGTTGGACGGAGACTTGATCCGTAATTCAGCCTCCTCATTGGAAGTTGTGTCCAAGGAACTGGCTGTGCTGAATAGCAGAGCAACTGGGAGCTCTGAGTTCACATTGCCTGCACCCTCGAAAGCACCCACAGAGAAGATCGTAGGCGTCGTATGTACAGACGAGAAGAGGAACTTTCCGAAGCCCAACCCTTCCGCCCCATCGCCTTCTAGTTCTCTGCAGTCTCCCCTCAATTTTCTAGCTGAACAGGCTTTGGCACTGGGGCAGTCCTCTCAGGAGAAAAAACCGGAGAGTTCTGGCTACAAAGAGCTGTCCTGTCAGGCTGCGCTCAGCAAGGGCCTGCCGGAAGCGCACCAGTCCAAAGCAAAGCACCACGGCTTGCCACGGACGTCTCACACACCCCAGGCGGCAGCTCCTGTGCCCGGCCCCCAGGTGAAAGTGTTTCACGCGGGTGCTCAACAGCAGAAGAGCTTCACCCCCCCAGCTCCTTTTGTCAATAAGCTCCAGGGCCCAAAGCCTTCCTCCCCACAGTGCCATCGTTCCCTCCTCCAGCTTGTGAAGACAGCAACCAAAGGCCAGAGCTTCCATCCCTCCACGCCGGCCTCTTCAGGAGGCCCCCCGGTCTCCAGCAGCACCTCTCATAAGACCCCAGTCTCATCCTCCACTGCCCCAAGCCATCCAGCAAAACAGCACTCCGCTGGCTCTTCAGGGCCGTCTTACAAGAATAGTCCCTTTGCCAGCTCTGTCTCTAAACATGGGGTTTCTTCTGGCAGCAGCTCTTCCTCTGGAGGAACACCAGTCCAGACCTCTACTTCCGGGAACCTGCTCCCTGGCGTACAGCCTCCCTCCGCAGGACAGTCTGCCAGCAGACCCGTCCCAGCCTCTGCAGTGAAAAAACCACCCGTTTCCCAAAAGCTGACCCTGGTGGCCCCTCCGGGTGGTCCAAATGGAGACTCCAGTGGTGGGACCCAGGGAGTGGCAAAGCTACTGACCTCCTCCCTGAAGTCCAGCGCAGTTAGCAGCATGACATCGTCTACCTCCTTGCCAGTGAGTGTCCTGGCACAGCAGTCCGCCCCTCGTGGGTCTTGTGGACAGGGCCGCTTGCCTTGCCCTGGTCGGAGAGAGAGATCCGACACTGAAG AAAGGAACAAGTGGGGCTGTGCTGCTGGCCAGCTCCTCGCCCTTAAATCTGCTGTCTGCGTCCTACAAGTCTGGCAGCCCGAAGCTGCCTGGGGCCATGAACTCCAACTCCCTAGGGATCATCTCCCAGTTTCCTCTCCACGTGGTATCCTTCAGCGCCGAGTCCTCTGCCAAAGCAGGGGTTTCCAAGGATGCCATCGTCACGGGTCCTGCCCCTGGGACGTTCCATCACGGCCTCAACCATA G